A genomic stretch from Gorilla gorilla gorilla isolate KB3781 chromosome 20, NHGRI_mGorGor1-v2.1_pri, whole genome shotgun sequence includes:
- the LRRC25 gene encoding leucine-rich repeat-containing protein 25, with protein MGGTLAWTLLLPLLLLESDSLELSCTVSSADVDWNAEFSATCLNFSGLSLSLPHNQSLRASNVILLDLSGNGLRELPVTFFAHLQKLEVLNVLRNPLSRVDGALAALCDLDLQADCNCALESWHDIRRDNCSGQKPLLCWDTTSSQHNLSAFLEVSCVPGLASATIRAVVVSGCLLLGLAIAGPVLAWRLWRCRVARSRELDKPWAAQDGPKPGLGLQPRYGSRSAPKPQVAVPSCPSTPDYENMFVGQPAAEHQWDEQGAHPSEDNDFYMNYKDIDLASQPVYCNLQSLGQAPMDEEEYVIPGH; from the exons ATGGGGGGCACCCTGGCATGGACGCTGCTgttgccgctgctgctgctggagtCAGACAGCCTGGAACTGTCGTGCACCGTGTCCTCCGCGGATGTGGACTGGAACGCGGAGTTCAGTGCCACGTGCCTGAATTTCAGTGGCCTCAGCCTGAGCCTGCCCCATAACCAGTCTCTGCGGGCCAGCAACGTGATTCTCCTTGACCTGTCTGGGAACGGCCTGCGAGAGCTTCCAGTGACCTTCTTTGCCCACCTGCAGAAGCTTGAGGTCCTGAACGTGCTACGCAACCCCTTGTCCCGTGTGGATGGGGCGCTGGCCGCCCTCTGTGATCTTGACCTGCAGGCTGACTGCAACTGTGCCCTGGAGTCCTGGCACGACATCCGCCGAGACAACTGCTCTGGCCAGAAGCCTCTGCTCTGCTGGGACACAACCAGCTCCCAGCACAACCTCTCTGCCTTCCTGGAGGTCAGCTGCGTCCCCGGCCTGGCCTCTGCAACCATCCGGGCAGTGGTGGTCAGCGGGTGCCTGCTTCTTGGACTTGCCATCGCTGGCCCTGTGCTGGCCTGGAGACTCTGGCGATGCCGAGTGGCCAGAAGCCGGGAGCTGGACAAGCCCTGGGCTGCTCAGGATGGGCCCAAGCCCGGTTTAGGCTTGCAGCCACGGTACGGCAGCCGTAGTGCCCCCAAGCCCCAAGTGGCCGTGCCATCCTGCCCCTCCACTCCCGACTATGAGAACATGTTTGTGGGCCAGCCAGCAGCTGAGCACCAGTGGGATGAACAAGG GGCTCACCCTTCAGAGGACAATGACTTTTACATGAACTACAAGGACATCGACCTGGCTTCCCAGCCTGTCTACTGTAACCTGCAGTCACTGGGCCAGGCCCCAATGGATGAAGAGGAGTATGTGATCCCCGGGCACTGA